A single window of Scomber scombrus chromosome 12, fScoSco1.1, whole genome shotgun sequence DNA harbors:
- the LOC133992064 gene encoding potassium voltage-gated channel subfamily G member 3-like — protein sequence MKVGGGLCTLNVGGRRFLFSAERLQRLPLSRLSRLQRCVTESELLELCDDYDRDRNEFFFDRHSEAFGFIVLYLQRGSLRLLPHMCELSFYNEMLYWGLESCHLLPCCQRRLQDRASDCFIHLLPGEELGPREELGPREELGPREELGPREEPRGRWLERMRRTLEEPTSSVAAQVLASVSVLFVLVSMVMLCASTLPDWTTAETLDQHRVIEAVCIGWFTAECLVRFIVSRDKCEFISRPLNIIDLLAITPYYVSVTVTILTGENSQLQRAGVTLRVLRIMRIFWVIKLARHFLGLQTLGLTLRRCYREMVMLLVFVFVAMAIFSALAQLLEHSLDLEASNQDYASIPAACWWVIISMTTVGYGDVYPVTVAGRVLGGVCVVSGIVLLALPITFIYHSFIQCYTELKLRSARSALSARSLSHEFIS from the exons ATGAAGGTGGGCGGCGGTCTGTGCACGCTGAACGTTGGCGGCCGCAGGTTCCTGTTCTCTGCAGAGCGACTGCAGCGCCTCCCTCTGAGCAGGCTGAGCCGGCTGCAGCGCTGCGTGACGGAGAGCGAGCTGCTGGAGCTCTGCGACGACTACGACCGCGACAGGAACGAGTTCTTCTTCGACCGCCACTCCGAGGCGTTCGGCTTCATCGTGCTGTACCTGCAGCGCGGCTCGCTGCGCCTGCTGCCGCACATGTGTGAGCTGTCCTTCTACAACGAGATGCTGTACTGGGGCCTGGAGAGCTGCCACCTGCTGCCCTGCTGCCAGCGCCGCCTCCAAGACCGCGCCTCCGACTGCTTCATCCACCTCCTCCCTGGGGAGGAGCTGGGTCCCAGGGAGGAGCTGGGCCCCCGGGAGGAGCTGGGTCCCAGGGAGGAGCTGGGCCCCCGGGAGGAGCCGCGGGGCCGCTGGctggagaggatgaggaggacgTTGGAGGAGCCCACCTCCTCGGTGGCGGCGCAGGTCCTGGCCTCGGTGTCGGTGCTGTTCGTCCTCGTCTCCATGGTGATGCTGTGTGCCAGCACCTTACCGGATTGGACAACTGCAGAGACGCTGGACCAGCACAG GGTCATAGAGGCGGTGTGTATTGGCTGGTTCACCGCTGAGTGTCTCGTCCGTTTCATCGTGTCTCGGGATAAATGTGAGTTCATCAGTCGTCCTCTGAACATCATCGACCTTCTGGCCATCACACCGTACTACGTCTCAGTTACCGTGACGATCCTGACGGGGGAGAACTCGCAGCTGCAGCGGGCCGGCGTCACGCTGCGTGTGCTGCGCATCATGAGGATCTTCTGGGTGATCAAGCTGGCGCGTCACTTCCTGGGGCTGCAGACGCTCGGCCTGACGCTGCGCCGCTGCTACCGCGAGATGGTGATGCTGCTGGTCTTTGTCTTCGTCGCCATGGCGATCTTCAGCGCACTGGCCCAGCTGCTGGAGCACAGCCTGGACCTGGAGGCCAGCAACCAGGACTACGCCAGCATCCCCGCCGCCTGCTGGTGGGTCATCATCTCCATGACGACGGTGGGCTACGGGGACGTGTACCCGGTGACGGTGGCGGGCCGCGTGCTGGGCGGAGTCTGCGTGGTGAGTGGCATCGTGCTGCTGGCGCTGCCCATCACCTTCATCTACCACAGCTTCATCCAGTGCTACACCGAGCTGAAGCTCCGCTCCGCCCGCTCCGCCCTCTCCGCCCGCAGCCTGTCTCACGAGTTCATCAGCTGA